ACAGCCTACGTCAAGCATTGGGATCCTTATCCGTTTATCTTACTTAACCTAATGTTATCCTTTCAGGCAGCTTACACTGCACCCATCATTATGATGAGTCAGAATCGTCAAGCTATCATTGATCGCCAGGATGCGAAATATGACTATGAAGTAAATAAAAAAGCGGAATTAGAAATTGAATTGCTACACGATAAAATGAATCTGTTACGGGAAGATGAAATTGTTGAGATTATACAACTTTTGAAAGCACATCAGGAACAGTTACAACTTATAGAATGTAAGTTATCAGAAATATCTGCCCGTCTAATTGATAATTAATTTTATTTAATATCCATCCCAGACAAATTAAGTTTAAAAAGTGTAATTTTTTAGGAAACTAATAATAATTTGATGGTATATTTCTTTTTGAAGAACCGTTTATACTAAATCAATTGCCAAAATGGAAGATAAATAGTATTGGTTGAAGCTAATAACAAGTACAATTAAAGCTAAAAATATATTGCCCTAGAAAGAAATTGAATATGTTAGAGTCACATTCAAACTCGCTAAGCGCAAAAGACTGCATTGAATGTCATTTTGGTATTGGCTACTTTTTTACTTGCAGGTAAGCTAATCCTCAATTTCTTTGGCATTTCACTGGGTGTTCTACGGATTGCAAGAGGTTTAATTGTAGCTCACTTGTTAGGCGGAGAGCCAGTTTATAGTGTGTTGCTCAAATGAGCTTGTGATAAATTGCAATCGATACCTCAAACAGACTCTGTTTAAGCTGCAACCATTACCTAAACAAAAAACACCAAACTTAACTTATCTAATCTGAGCAGATTTTGCCTCACTAATCCTTCTATTCAAAAGTTTTATACTAGTGTAAGCAACAAGCAAACTCAACAACTCCAGATGAAAAAATGTGATAAATGTAGCACCTCTGAGACTATTAAATATATCCCACAAAGCATGGAGTAAAACAGCTGTTAAAAAAGCTCGTAATACCTGCCAATTTACCGCACGTCCTGCTTTCTCTCATTCTCTCGACAGTACGGCGCAGACCAGCCCAGTCCAAGCTGCGTGTCCAGCAGGAGATAACAGTCGGCGAGCAAATAAGACCCCATCAAGGACAAGTAGATTCCCCTGCGATCGCAAAAGTGTAACGAAGGCATAACCCATTGTTTCCAGTGCAGCAAAACCCATTGCAGAAGCAGTTCCTAAAAGTATTCCCGTTGCCTCAGAACGCAGGTGACCTTTAAGATAAAATCCTAAAGGGAAAATTAACTTAGCACTTTCCTCAATTAATCCCACGCCAGGCATTGCTAGAAACACTGGGGTTTCTAGAACGTTGTACTCAAGGGTTCCTGCTACAAGTGTTCCTACTGCTCCTCCCCACAGCAAACAAGTAGCCATTGCTGGAAAAGACACTTCCCAGCTTGATAGAGTCTCGTAGAGGTAAGTTACGAAGGTAATAGGTATTAAAAAAGACCCAAGCAAAATGACGCTAGGAACAAAGTTAAGGTTATTGGTTGCTACGAGCATTTTTTCAATTGCGTACAGGAGGAAAAGCCCACTAATATCAAGTTCGGTTAATCACTTAGAATAAAAAACCTCACAAGAACAGCCCCTTCACCCCTAATCCCCACTCCCTTAGGGGAGTGGGGCCCCCGAGTTCCCCAGAGGGACCCCCCATCCCCTCTCCTTAGCAAGAACAGGGGTGCCGAAGGCGGGGTGAGGTAAAAGGGAATTGTAAGTAATCATGCGAACTTGATATAATAAATATTTGAAACTACTTGCGTTTGATAAAACCCATATTGAAATGATGAGATGATAATCAGTATTGATTTAGGCAACCTCATCCATGCTAATTAAATCAGATATGCTGATTGAGGGCTATATCAACATAATTTTATTTACTTAATGACACTAGCAATCTCCGTGTAACCAAAGTAAATTGATAGGGCAATTAAAAAGATACTGTACAAGCGACTCAAAATTAGACCTGGCAAATGGAGGGCAAATTGGCTTCCCAAATAGGTAGATGGAAAAACTCCCACAGCTAGCCAACCTGTCAACTCCCAGTCAATATGTCCCAAAAAAGCATGGATAATTGTGGCGGGGGCTGCCATTAGTGTAACGGTTGCCAAGGAGGTTGCTAGAGCTGTTCGTAACCCCAACCCAATACCCAATTGATAGAGAGGGACTAACAAAAGTCCGCCACCATTGGCAAGCAAGCCATTGATTAATCCCAACAGGGGCGACCAATAGGGAATGATTCTTTCATGCAACTGTGCTTTCGTTTCAGGTAAGCTGCGATTTCGCAGTCCACTTAAACCGTAAACTCCTACGGACAGGATAAACCCTGCCGTTAAAAGCATCAGGATTGTCCCTGGAAGAAATTCAGTAATCCAAGCTCCTAGTAACACACCAGGGAATCCCCAAAGACTTGTTAATAAAGCAATACGCCAGTAAATGAGGTGTTCCTTTCGATAGGCGATCGCGCCTCCGATTGCGCTTGGTAATGTAAGTGGAAGTGGACTAGCCAGAGCAATTAAAGCTGGTAGCCCTAACAGCCGTAGAATGGGCGTACCAATTGAACTCCCGCCTAAACCAAACAGCCCAGAACACAAACCCATGCCGACTCCAACCAATATTTCTAAAAACCAAGGAAGTGAAGTCATGTTAAATAGAACCTGATATTTTTCATAAAGATTGAGTACGCCTACTAAATGCGTGATTGTAGTTATTTAATTTGGATAGACATCACTTTTTCAACTCTTTGACAAAATCCTGCAACATCAAGCTCTTAACTTAAAAAATATCAGTTTTAGCTGAATTAAGCACATCTGCTCACCAATAGAGAAATCTTTCCGATTTCTTAACTTTTACCCCTTAATGTGAAATTGCAAACCGAGATTACAGGAATTAAAAGCTATAAATACTTTAGACTGAAATTCTTAAATTTTTACTCCTAAAGACTTACTTTATGGCTAAAGCTAACACCAACACATTTCCTCACTAATAACTCTTAGGATTTATCTCTGTCTAATACTTGTTATTTATTATCAGCACTATGTCTAATATTCGTCAATAAAAATTACACTCGTCAAAGAATGAAAATATTTTATTTGAAACAATTAAAACAATTGGTTTAAGCTTGGTTCTCGCTTTTAGCATTCGCACATTTGTTGCTGAAGCCCGTTATATACCCTCTAGCTCAATGGAACCAACACTTCAAATTAATGACTGCTTAATTATTGATAAAAATAGCTATGATTTTATCTCACCTCAACGGGGTGATATTGTAGTTTTTAATCCGACAAAAATACTACGTTATAAAACTATCACGAAGCTTTTATTAAACGTGTAATTGGCTTACCAGGGGAAACGGTTGAAGTTAAGAATTGACTAGTTTATATTAATGATTCGCTTTTAAAAGAGAATTATCTTGAAGCTAAACCAGACTATCAATGGGGCCCTGTAATTGTACCAAATAATTCAGAGCGCTCAAAAGCCCAGCAGTATGGAGTAAATGCAGTTCCTGGGATCGCCATCAATTGAACACTTGTCCTGACTGGTAAACCGAGTCGAGAGCAACTTCAAGCTGTCGGTGTAGGTCAACCACTGAACTTCCTCTCAACTAAAAAAAGCTAACTCCTTACCAAAGCGACTTTCAAAATTTTTTGAATCGCTAGTACAGAAGATTAAAGCTAACTAGGCAAGGCTGAGTTGTTCAAAATATTTCATCCTGATTTCATCTTCATCTGGGAAATTAAATACAGTGCTGAATCGTTAACACACTGCTTATCTCAACTAGATGAGCAGCAATATCCCTTGAGGGTTTAAAAAATGCTCAATTCCATAGTTGAAGGTTCTATGGATGGGGATGTTTTTCTACCATTTTCTAACATTTATTTCTCAATTATCAATAATCAATGAGGAGTAAACCGATGAAATCATTAAAAAAAAGCTTTGTAGTTTTAGCAAGTACAGGAATACTATTTTTAGGAGCTTGTAGTAATAGTAATCAAGCAGGAAATACAGAAAATAATCCATCCTCTTCTACAAATAATCCGTCTTCTATATCAAGTACTAATACTTCAGCTTCACCTGCTATTAAAACAGAAGGGCAGCATGGAGAATCTCATGGAGGTCAAGTTGTAGAGACAGGGGCCTATCACTTAGAGTTTGTACCCGAAAAAGAGGCTAATGCAACTCACATGGATTTATATTTGCAAAAAGGCGATAATCACCAAGCAGTTCCTAACGCAAAAGTGACGGCTGATGTTCAACTGCCCGATGGCAAGCAGAAAACAATACCTCTGACTTATGATGCCAGTGATAAACACTACACGGCGACACTTTCTGAAAAAGCTATCGGTCAGTATCAAGTGAAAGTTACTGCTGATATTGGAGGTGAAAAGGTTAACGGTCGGTTTAGTTTTAATCGGTAACTGCTTCCTGTGAAAGAATGCCCTAAGAAGCTTTTTGGAGAAAAAATGAAGCAGTTTATTACTACACTTGCCATCACTTCAACTCTTGTTATCACTCAAGCTTGCGCCTCACAAGTAAATAGGAGTGAAACACCAGACTCTAATGCTACCACCGTAAGTAATGCAAATCCCCATACGGATCACAATATGGAGGATTCTAAAACACCACAGGCAAAGGAGAATTCTCAATAGCGGTCATAACATGGGGAATTCCTATGATAGACATTCTGGTCATTCCAAGTTAGAACCAGCGATCGCTACTGCAAAGCTTACCCTCCCCACCAAAATTACTCCCAACACTTCTGTACCTATAATGATTGAAGTGAAAAAAAATGGTAAAACTATTGCTAATTTTGACAAATTCCAAGAACAATTAATGCATCTAATTGTTGTAAGTGATGATCTCCAATCTTTCAATCATATCCATCCCACATATAAAGTAAATGGACGCTTTGAGGTTCAAGCTAATTTTCTCCATCCAGGGGGTTACAGCCTTTTCAGCGATTACAAAGTAGCTGGAAAAGCAGAACAAGTTTCGGTGTTGAAAGCACAAGTTCCAGGTAAAAGTCCAGGTGCATCCACAATTGATTTATCTACTACAAAGACTTTTGGTAATACTAAGGCTAATCTCAAGTTATCTCAACCAACACTCAAAGCTGGACAAGAAGTTCATGTAATTTTCAACTTACAAGATACTGTCAGCAACCAACCACCGAAAGTTTGAAACCTTATCAGCCCTTCTGCCTTGCCCTTCGGGCTGAGAACACAAGCTACAACTGCCTTTCAGCCATTTTAGGGCTGAGCGATGTGCTTTTGACTAAGGTAATAAGTACAATAGGTGAGGAAAAAGCTGTTTATCCAAAACTCCATACCCTTTTTCCTGAAAAAACAGGATTTTTTATGCTTTATACATTGCAATCTTAAATTTCTTTTTCCAAGCTGATTATTTCATCTTGATTTCATAGTGACCATTCAAACTGTTTTTGTAGAGGTTTATTCACCAAAGTTAAACCTGAAATTTAGTTGAGATAGTTTGTTAATTTAACGGTCAAGATGAAGAGAATATTATTTTATACTGCTGTATGTAGTGTGGCTATTACAGCTTTAATTTCTGTTGGCTATGCAACTGCGAAAACAGATAATAATAAGGTTGCTAATATTGACAATAATTTGCAATCTACTCCTACTGGCTGGCGGCTTGTTAAACAGACATTCCAGTTACACATTCCTAAAAATAGCAACGCTCTTTCCCAGCTAATTATTGACACTCCATCCACGGTAGCTGTGAGTAATGACATTGAGGTTTTAGACGAGCAAGGTGAAAAATTTAAAATTAATGTCTCTGCCGATGGCAGAAGGATTATCATAGATTTTCCTCAGCCAGTTACTTCTAATACTAAGCTCTTTATCAACCTAAACGAAGTCAAACAACCAATTTTTGGTTCTGCTTCTATATATCACCTCTCGGTTAAGGTCATTGGTAACAATAAAGAGATTCCTGTAGGTGTAGCTCAGTTCCCAAATCTTTAATTTACAAAGCTTGACAACTATCTTAAAAATCCATCTAAAATTTCATCTTGATTTCATTAACAATTGCCAAACTGGTAAATAGGAGGATCATATCTCTGTTGGCAATAACTTTACTAGCAGCTTAAAACTGCTAACAGTAAATAGGCTATCTAACTTCCCCTAATTAATTGCTGAATTAAGGGGATAAGCTTATTATGGTTTTTCTACAAATTTGTGATGCTTCAGTCAGTATCAGGTTAATTCAAAAAGTATGAACCTCAGCTTTAACTCTTTTACTTAAGCTTTAGTTGACATAGTTGATTTATCGGAAATTAAATATGAAGAAATTACTGATATATACCACTACTTTAGCTCTGGCTAGCATAGCTCTGTTATCTCCTAGTTATGCAACTGCTAATACAGCTAATACAGATAATGGTAAAGTTCCTCATATTGACGGAAATGAACAATTTCCGCCTACACGCTGGCGGATTGTTAAACATACTATTCAGATCCATGTTCCTAAAAATAGCAAAGCTCTTACCGAACTAAGTATTAATTTTCCTAATACCATAACTATCAGTAGTGATATCAAAAATATCAAGATTGTGGATGAAAAAGAGCAAAAAATTAATGCAAATATTTCTGTCAATGATAGAAACATACAAATAGCTTTTGCTGAACCAGTTGCTCCTAACACCAAGTTTAATGTTGAACTAAAGAATGTCAAAAGACGACTTGTAGGCAATGGTTATATCTATCAGCTATCGGCAAAATTTGTTGGTAGTGATGCAGAAATACCTATAGGTGTAGCTCAGTTTCACCTCTATTATTAATGTCAATAACTTTAGTTAATAAATTTATCCACTTTGTACTAATTAAGAATGTGGACTAAATTTAGTCTATATTTTTGACATTCTTAGCAAAGAATAACAGTTTTTTATCTTTCCTTAATCAAGGCGTTGACAAGGAGAATTTTTGTAGTGTAGAGATTATCAAAAATTAATATAAATAAATAATTGAATGTAAAAAAATATCCAGCCTCAGCAAAATTTCATTCTGATTTCATTTT
Above is a genomic segment from Fischerella sp. JS2 containing:
- a CDS encoding DUF2808 domain-containing protein, with amino-acid sequence MKRILFYTAVCSVAITALISVGYATAKTDNNKVANIDNNLQSTPTGWRLVKQTFQLHIPKNSNALSQLIIDTPSTVAVSNDIEVLDEQGEKFKINVSADGRRIIIDFPQPVTSNTKLFINLNEVKQPIFGSASIYHLSVKVIGNNKEIPVGVAQFPNL
- a CDS encoding DUF2808 domain-containing protein translates to MKKLLIYTTTLALASIALLSPSYATANTANTDNGKVPHIDGNEQFPPTRWRIVKHTIQIHVPKNSKALTELSINFPNTITISSDIKNIKIVDEKEQKINANISVNDRNIQIAFAEPVAPNTKFNVELKNVKRRLVGNGYIYQLSAKFVGSDAEIPIGVAQFHLYY
- a CDS encoding PrsW family glutamic-type intramembrane protease is translated as MLVATNNLNFVPSVILLGSFLIPITFVTYLYETLSSWEVSFPAMATCLLWGGAVGTLVAGTLEYNVLETPVFLAMPGVGLIEESAKLIFPLGFYLKGHLRSEATGILLGTASAMGFAALETMGYAFVTLLRSQGNLLVLDGVLFARRLLSPAGHAAWTGLVCAVLSRE
- a CDS encoding MarC family protein, which translates into the protein MNVILVLATFLLAGKLILNFFGISLGVLRIARGLIVAHLLGGEPVYSVLLK
- a CDS encoding DUF1003 domain-containing protein; protein product: MQKKPLRARVSAEEYRLLQRLRERKPALNPPKSPVNLGDRLADIVADTVGSWRFIIIQSALLILWIILNVTAYVKHWDPYPFILLNLMLSFQAAYTAPIIMMSQNRQAIIDRQDAKYDYEVNKKAELEIELLHDKMNLLREDEIVEIIQLLKAHQEQLQLIECKLSEISARLIDN
- a CDS encoding sulfite exporter TauE/SafE family protein translates to MTSLPWFLEILVGVGMGLCSGLFGLGGSSIGTPILRLLGLPALIALASPLPLTLPSAIGGAIAYRKEHLIYWRIALLTSLWGFPGVLLGAWITEFLPGTILMLLTAGFILSVGVYGLSGLRNRSLPETKAQLHERIIPYWSPLLGLINGLLANGGGLLLVPLYQLGIGLGLRTALATSLATVTLMAAPATIIHAFLGHIDWELTGWLAVGVFPSTYLGSQFALHLPGLILSRLYSIFLIALSIYFGYTEIASVIK